In one window of Mytilus trossulus isolate FHL-02 chromosome 7, PNRI_Mtr1.1.1.hap1, whole genome shotgun sequence DNA:
- the LOC134725816 gene encoding WD repeat-containing protein on Y chromosome-like isoform X3 — MASNRLYPDSVGGVPRSTFFQYIDDDNTLVNVRFTTRLGFLLQAQQSLRQASENKRRQSFENPENIENFSDKDKNARLEEQMKLHHLQQLMKEFVNHKPDGVVIQEASTYFPPKVKERAPGLMNLDEFKTTVSRVLKTNEYDEYLEKLFLKLDSTCDGFVDWNEFCTYLLLLYRENDYMSTKREIPFLAEAKITHVIHNRQEVTTKMITVDNPTRYVSFSKEGVINIWHPHMSYPEKHVVMVDEGTEQSNQKRRYKTWITDAVYMPNCNKIAIATTSRDIRFYDCSTNQYYLEFHLHAMTDVASCLDYWYDHKFPNSPSLLLVGVDSGAIHLLYFQRPVTRLFSSQNKSESGVVRVPWNKVAVNQDKEDKDKDDMKKYVLYDKMYHEKPRVVPNAVRQVRYIPDKNSIISSTSSSNRSLVIANVTSYQKESKEFTDKVFKEYVFNIDKGVECFDFNKNLNLLVTGSLDHLVRLWNQYVPTKPMSVLEGHAVGVIGVKIHEGLEQVFSYSKDAVVKVWDIKEQSCLQTVGLKFPNSIHGRMPEHGEFPIHLQCSPQDALLVTCNDYIGMLKLGRSSQPTTTHTVTHDTQLCGAIYNPFFKQVVTGCDSSNVAVWELESGNKSIVFSNAHGNEEITCMVFDESWRRLITGARNGTIKVWNFQNGHNLHKLEPEEEAEVTGILPLVDMKMIVAVGWSRKITVYDDSDPDNTYIAPNSHWKGGQIHKDDILTLDHCHPHFMATAGYDGELCVWNLETEKIYLRLRQGQPSDISKAIEFLTSQTSNLSNQSTQNGHLPKSRPNSRPNSRHRRGHRLPQGQSAPVDKVLFLKTRVPFRQSDGAQLVSSEAGNIFWWSLYGTKQQIGYFYAPDDKDESVLSMCTDPDNDRLFTSDTQGNIKIWDIKNYCIKAEERRIKSPPPLLGQWKAHDSPIVSIEYILHESGEYLVTASTDKTARLWTIEGHYVGTFGQKKSWNLKNPMTWMHPRTPWTTNSSSNSDKSDNISDKSETESKKSLNDNESGINSDLKKSKTLSKDAEADVNVDVIMKDRESIVNGDITEDPTDTSILAPNLKIRAQTFALGDRSKTILGARVTQHLQNVKEARKERRRKFGEEIDFKSTQRYGKICSPFQAVQTKDINESCLPTNLPLSQQMLERGITAMTDDLLLQFDFSMGSMDTPSVDTEKKKLTKTNLPEKSQTSHGRRSVVRVTPPFKKNNTIL, encoded by the exons TTTCAGTGACAAAGATAAGAATGCCCGACTTGAGGAACAGATGAAGCTTCATCATCTCCAACAGTTGATGAAGGAGTTTGTAAACCATAAACCAGATGGCGTAGTTATTCAGGAAGCATCCACTTATTTCCCACCAAAAGTGAAGGAAAGGGCACCAGGCTTGATGAACCTAGATGAATTCAAAACAACTGTGTCCAGGGTCTTAAAAACTAATGAATATGATGAATATTTGGAGAAATTATTCTTGAAG CTTGATTCTACTTGTGATGGGTTCGTTGATTGGAATGAATTCTGTACATATCTACTGTTGTTGTACAGAGAAAATGATTACATGAGTACCAAAAGAGAGATTCCATTCCTGGCTGAGGCTAAAATTACACATGTCATTCACAATAGG CAAGAAGTAACCACTAAGATGATCACAGTGGATAATCCAACGAGATATGTCTCATTTAGTAAG gaaggAGTGATAAACATATGGCATCCACATATGAGTTATCCAGAAAAACATGTTGTCATGGTGGATGAAGGTACAGAACAGTCCAATCAAAAACGTCGTTACAAAACATGGATAACAGATGCTGTATACATGCCAAACTGTAACAAGATTGCTATAGCAACAACTAGTCGCGACATCAGATTCTATGATTGTTCTACAAATCAGTATTATTTAGAATTCCATTTACATG ctATGACAGATGTAGCCAGTTGTTTAGATTATTGGTATGATCACAAG TTCCCTAACAGTCCCTCATTGTTACTGGTAGGAGTAGACTCTGGAGCAATACATCTATTATACTTCCAGAGACCTGTCACCAGACTGTTCTCCTCTCAGAATAAGAGTGAAAGTGGAGTTGTCAGGGTTCCATGGAAT AAAGTAGCCGTCAACCAAGACAAAGAGGACAAAGATAAAGATGACATGAAGAAATATGTCCTGTATGATAAGATGTACCATGAGAAGCCACGAGTGGTCCCTAATGCTGTCAGACAAGTCAGATATATCCCTGATAAAAATAGCATTATTTCATCAACTAGTAGTTCAAATAGATCCCTTGTCATTGCTAATGTTACTAGTTATCAGAAAGAATCAAAAGAATTCACAGATAAAGTGTTCAAAGAATATGTGTTTAACATAGACAAG ggTGTAGAGTGTTTTGACTTTAACAAGAACCTGAATTTGTTAGTCACTGGAAGTTTAGACCATCTTGTTCGACTTTGGAACCAGTATGTACCAACCAAACCCATGTCAGTATTGGAAGGTCATGCTGTCGGTGTCATAGGGGTCAAGATACACGAAGGATTAGAGCAAGTCTTCAGTTATTCAAAGGATGCT GTAGTAAAAGTATGGGATATTAAGGAACAGTCTTGTCTACAGACAGTGGGCCTCAAGTTTCCCAATAGTATACATGGTAGAATGCCAGAACATGGAGAGTTTCCTATTCATCTTCAGTGTTCTCCACAAGATGCCCTCCTAGTCACATGTAATGATTACATTGGCATGCTGAAACTTGGACGTTCAAGTCAGCCCACAACCACACATACAGTCACTCATGATACACAGCTCTGTGGAGCTATTTATAATCCTTTCTTTAAACAG GTTGTAACTGGATGTGATTCCTCTAATGTTGCTGTATGGGAATTAGAGAGTGGTAATAAATCTATTGTATTTTCCAATGCTCATGGTAATGAAGAGATCACATGTATGGTGTTTGATGAATCATGGAGAAGACTGATAACAGGAGCCAGGAATGGAACCATAAAG GTTTGGAACTTCCAGAATGGtcataatttacataaattagaACCTGAGGAGGAGGCTGAGGTGACAGGAATTCTGCCCCTTGTGGACATGAAAATGATTGTAGCTGTTGGCTGGAGTAGGAAAATCACAGTATATGATGACTCTGATCCTGat AACACTTACATTGCTCCTAACTCCCACTGGAAAGGTGGACAGATCCACAAAGATGACATTTTGACCTTGGATCATTGTCATCCACATTTTATGGCTACAGCAGGATATGATGGGGAATTGTGTGTGTGGAATTTGGAGACAGAGAAAATATATTTACGTTTAAGACAAGGACAGCCTTCTGACAT ctCTAAAGCAATAGAATTTTTAACTAGTCAGACTAGTAACTTGAGTAACCAATCAACGCAAAATGGTCATCTTCCAAAATCAAGACCAAATTCACGTCCAAATTCAAGACATCGCAGGGGTCACAGACTTCCTCAAGG GCAGTCTGCCCCTGTAGATAAGGTATTGTTCCTGAAGACAAGAGTACCATTTAGGCAGTCCGATGGTGCACAGCTAGTATCTAGTGAGGCAGGCAATATCTTCTGGTGGTCATTATATGGTACTAAACAACAAATAG gttatttttatgcccctgaTGACAAGGATGAATCTGTTTTATCCATGTGTACAGATCCAGATAATGACAGACTTTTTACCAGTGATACGCAaggaaatatcaaaatatgggACATCAAAAATTACTGTATAAAGGCAGAAGAGAGG AGAATTAAATCTCCACCTCCTTTACTAGGGCAGTGGAAAGCACATGATTCACCAATTGTCAGTATAGAATACATCCTACATGAGTCTGGAGAATATCTAGTCACAGCATCTACAGATAAAACAGCCAGACTATGGACAATTGAGGGACACTATGTTGGTACTTTTGGACAG aaAAAGTCCTGGAATTTAAAGAACCCTATGACTTGGATGCACCCAAGGACACCTTGGACTACAAACTCATCAAGTAATTCAG ATAAAAGTGACAATATATCTGATAAAAGTGAAACAGAAAGTAAGAAAAGTTTAAATGACAATGAATCTGGTATAAATAGTGACCTGAAGAAGAGTAAGACATTGAGTAAAGATGCTGAGGCTGATGTTAATGTAGATGTTATAATGAAAGATAGAGAG TCCATTGTTAATGGTGACATCACTGAAGACCCAACAGATACCAGTATTTTAGCACCTAACCTTAAAATCAGGGCACAGACATTTGCACTGGGTGACAGGTCAAAG ACGATATTAGGAGCAAGAGTAACACAACacttacaaaatgtcaaagaagCTAGGAAAGAACGACGTAGAAAGTTTGGAGAGGAAATTGATTTCAAATCTACCCAGAGATATGGCAAAATTTGTTCTCCTTTCCAGGCAGTTCAGACAAAG gacATCAATGAGTCTTGCCTGCCTACCAATCTTCCATTAAGTCAACAGATGTTAGAGCGAGGGATCACGGCCATGACGGATGACTTACTTTTACAGTTTGACTTCTCAATGGGAAGTATGGACACACCTTCTGTCGACACGgagaaaaagaaattaactaAAACAAATCTACCAGAAAAATCACAAACTTCACATGGTAGAAGATCTGTAGTCAGAGTTACACCACCCTTTAagaaaaacaatacaattttataa
- the LOC134725816 gene encoding WD repeat-containing protein on Y chromosome-like isoform X4 has product MEHTSSFPIQKLLNKKNKQKTSDRWKIAANIIIPLVSLRQASENKRRQSFENPENIENFSDKDKNARLEEQMKLHHLQQLMKEFVNHKPDGVVIQEASTYFPPKVKERAPGLMNLDEFKTTVSRVLKTNEYDEYLEKLFLKLDSTCDGFVDWNEFCTYLLLLYRENDYMSTKREIPFLAEAKITHVIHNRQEVTTKMITVDNPTRYVSFSKEGVINIWHPHMSYPEKHVVMVDEGTEQSNQKRRYKTWITDAVYMPNCNKIAIATTSRDIRFYDCSTNQYYLEFHLHAMTDVASCLDYWYDHKFPNSPSLLLVGVDSGAIHLLYFQRPVTRLFSSQNKSESGVVRVPWNKVAVNQDKEDKDKDDMKKYVLYDKMYHEKPRVVPNAVRQVRYIPDKNSIISSTSSSNRSLVIANVTSYQKESKEFTDKVFKEYVFNIDKGVECFDFNKNLNLLVTGSLDHLVRLWNQYVPTKPMSVLEGHAVGVIGVKIHEGLEQVFSYSKDAVVKVWDIKEQSCLQTVGLKFPNSIHGRMPEHGEFPIHLQCSPQDALLVTCNDYIGMLKLGRSSQPTTTHTVTHDTQLCGAIYNPFFKQVVTGCDSSNVAVWELESGNKSIVFSNAHGNEEITCMVFDESWRRLITGARNGTIKVWNFQNGHNLHKLEPEEEAEVTGILPLVDMKMIVAVGWSRKITVYDDSDPDNTYIAPNSHWKGGQIHKDDILTLDHCHPHFMATAGYDGELCVWNLETEKIYLRLRQGQPSDISKAIEFLTSQTSNLSNQSTQNGHLPKSRPNSRPNSRHRRGHRLPQGQSAPVDKVLFLKTRVPFRQSDGAQLVSSEAGNIFWWSLYGTKQQIGYFYAPDDKDESVLSMCTDPDNDRLFTSDTQGNIKIWDIKNYCIKAEERRIKSPPPLLGQWKAHDSPIVSIEYILHESGEYLVTASTDKTARLWTIEGHYVGTFGQKKSWNLKNPMTWMHPRTPWTTNSSSNSDKSDNISDKSETESKKSLNDNESGINSDLKKSKTLSKDAEADVNVDVIMKDRESIVNGDITEDPTDTSILAPNLKIRAQTFALGDRSKTILGARVTQHLQNVKEARKERRRKFGEEIDFKSTQRYGKICSPFQAVQTKDINESCLPTNLPLSQQMLERGITAMTDDLLLQFDFSMGSMDTPSVDTEKKKLTKTNLPEKSQTSHGRRSVVRVTPPFKKNNTIL; this is encoded by the exons TTTCAGTGACAAAGATAAGAATGCCCGACTTGAGGAACAGATGAAGCTTCATCATCTCCAACAGTTGATGAAGGAGTTTGTAAACCATAAACCAGATGGCGTAGTTATTCAGGAAGCATCCACTTATTTCCCACCAAAAGTGAAGGAAAGGGCACCAGGCTTGATGAACCTAGATGAATTCAAAACAACTGTGTCCAGGGTCTTAAAAACTAATGAATATGATGAATATTTGGAGAAATTATTCTTGAAG CTTGATTCTACTTGTGATGGGTTCGTTGATTGGAATGAATTCTGTACATATCTACTGTTGTTGTACAGAGAAAATGATTACATGAGTACCAAAAGAGAGATTCCATTCCTGGCTGAGGCTAAAATTACACATGTCATTCACAATAGG CAAGAAGTAACCACTAAGATGATCACAGTGGATAATCCAACGAGATATGTCTCATTTAGTAAG gaaggAGTGATAAACATATGGCATCCACATATGAGTTATCCAGAAAAACATGTTGTCATGGTGGATGAAGGTACAGAACAGTCCAATCAAAAACGTCGTTACAAAACATGGATAACAGATGCTGTATACATGCCAAACTGTAACAAGATTGCTATAGCAACAACTAGTCGCGACATCAGATTCTATGATTGTTCTACAAATCAGTATTATTTAGAATTCCATTTACATG ctATGACAGATGTAGCCAGTTGTTTAGATTATTGGTATGATCACAAG TTCCCTAACAGTCCCTCATTGTTACTGGTAGGAGTAGACTCTGGAGCAATACATCTATTATACTTCCAGAGACCTGTCACCAGACTGTTCTCCTCTCAGAATAAGAGTGAAAGTGGAGTTGTCAGGGTTCCATGGAAT AAAGTAGCCGTCAACCAAGACAAAGAGGACAAAGATAAAGATGACATGAAGAAATATGTCCTGTATGATAAGATGTACCATGAGAAGCCACGAGTGGTCCCTAATGCTGTCAGACAAGTCAGATATATCCCTGATAAAAATAGCATTATTTCATCAACTAGTAGTTCAAATAGATCCCTTGTCATTGCTAATGTTACTAGTTATCAGAAAGAATCAAAAGAATTCACAGATAAAGTGTTCAAAGAATATGTGTTTAACATAGACAAG ggTGTAGAGTGTTTTGACTTTAACAAGAACCTGAATTTGTTAGTCACTGGAAGTTTAGACCATCTTGTTCGACTTTGGAACCAGTATGTACCAACCAAACCCATGTCAGTATTGGAAGGTCATGCTGTCGGTGTCATAGGGGTCAAGATACACGAAGGATTAGAGCAAGTCTTCAGTTATTCAAAGGATGCT GTAGTAAAAGTATGGGATATTAAGGAACAGTCTTGTCTACAGACAGTGGGCCTCAAGTTTCCCAATAGTATACATGGTAGAATGCCAGAACATGGAGAGTTTCCTATTCATCTTCAGTGTTCTCCACAAGATGCCCTCCTAGTCACATGTAATGATTACATTGGCATGCTGAAACTTGGACGTTCAAGTCAGCCCACAACCACACATACAGTCACTCATGATACACAGCTCTGTGGAGCTATTTATAATCCTTTCTTTAAACAG GTTGTAACTGGATGTGATTCCTCTAATGTTGCTGTATGGGAATTAGAGAGTGGTAATAAATCTATTGTATTTTCCAATGCTCATGGTAATGAAGAGATCACATGTATGGTGTTTGATGAATCATGGAGAAGACTGATAACAGGAGCCAGGAATGGAACCATAAAG GTTTGGAACTTCCAGAATGGtcataatttacataaattagaACCTGAGGAGGAGGCTGAGGTGACAGGAATTCTGCCCCTTGTGGACATGAAAATGATTGTAGCTGTTGGCTGGAGTAGGAAAATCACAGTATATGATGACTCTGATCCTGat AACACTTACATTGCTCCTAACTCCCACTGGAAAGGTGGACAGATCCACAAAGATGACATTTTGACCTTGGATCATTGTCATCCACATTTTATGGCTACAGCAGGATATGATGGGGAATTGTGTGTGTGGAATTTGGAGACAGAGAAAATATATTTACGTTTAAGACAAGGACAGCCTTCTGACAT ctCTAAAGCAATAGAATTTTTAACTAGTCAGACTAGTAACTTGAGTAACCAATCAACGCAAAATGGTCATCTTCCAAAATCAAGACCAAATTCACGTCCAAATTCAAGACATCGCAGGGGTCACAGACTTCCTCAAGG GCAGTCTGCCCCTGTAGATAAGGTATTGTTCCTGAAGACAAGAGTACCATTTAGGCAGTCCGATGGTGCACAGCTAGTATCTAGTGAGGCAGGCAATATCTTCTGGTGGTCATTATATGGTACTAAACAACAAATAG gttatttttatgcccctgaTGACAAGGATGAATCTGTTTTATCCATGTGTACAGATCCAGATAATGACAGACTTTTTACCAGTGATACGCAaggaaatatcaaaatatgggACATCAAAAATTACTGTATAAAGGCAGAAGAGAGG AGAATTAAATCTCCACCTCCTTTACTAGGGCAGTGGAAAGCACATGATTCACCAATTGTCAGTATAGAATACATCCTACATGAGTCTGGAGAATATCTAGTCACAGCATCTACAGATAAAACAGCCAGACTATGGACAATTGAGGGACACTATGTTGGTACTTTTGGACAG aaAAAGTCCTGGAATTTAAAGAACCCTATGACTTGGATGCACCCAAGGACACCTTGGACTACAAACTCATCAAGTAATTCAG ATAAAAGTGACAATATATCTGATAAAAGTGAAACAGAAAGTAAGAAAAGTTTAAATGACAATGAATCTGGTATAAATAGTGACCTGAAGAAGAGTAAGACATTGAGTAAAGATGCTGAGGCTGATGTTAATGTAGATGTTATAATGAAAGATAGAGAG TCCATTGTTAATGGTGACATCACTGAAGACCCAACAGATACCAGTATTTTAGCACCTAACCTTAAAATCAGGGCACAGACATTTGCACTGGGTGACAGGTCAAAG ACGATATTAGGAGCAAGAGTAACACAACacttacaaaatgtcaaagaagCTAGGAAAGAACGACGTAGAAAGTTTGGAGAGGAAATTGATTTCAAATCTACCCAGAGATATGGCAAAATTTGTTCTCCTTTCCAGGCAGTTCAGACAAAG gacATCAATGAGTCTTGCCTGCCTACCAATCTTCCATTAAGTCAACAGATGTTAGAGCGAGGGATCACGGCCATGACGGATGACTTACTTTTACAGTTTGACTTCTCAATGGGAAGTATGGACACACCTTCTGTCGACACGgagaaaaagaaattaactaAAACAAATCTACCAGAAAAATCACAAACTTCACATGGTAGAAGATCTGTAGTCAGAGTTACACCACCCTTTAagaaaaacaatacaattttataa
- the LOC134725816 gene encoding WD repeat-containing protein on Y chromosome-like isoform X1, which produces MNEKFIHKILKENFEMERRYSESTGKSLSKFRTSTSQPNTLQNVSRKLSSQLSTKDLSHKSILKFKDKQRAKTAPHVSSLNVVDSDSSSEEDSNFVMITSLPFHKLMAQRQNRQLRGDYSSDSDDDCFSDKDKNARLEEQMKLHHLQQLMKEFVNHKPDGVVIQEASTYFPPKVKERAPGLMNLDEFKTTVSRVLKTNEYDEYLEKLFLKLDSTCDGFVDWNEFCTYLLLLYRENDYMSTKREIPFLAEAKITHVIHNRQEVTTKMITVDNPTRYVSFSKEGVINIWHPHMSYPEKHVVMVDEGTEQSNQKRRYKTWITDAVYMPNCNKIAIATTSRDIRFYDCSTNQYYLEFHLHAMTDVASCLDYWYDHKFPNSPSLLLVGVDSGAIHLLYFQRPVTRLFSSQNKSESGVVRVPWNKVAVNQDKEDKDKDDMKKYVLYDKMYHEKPRVVPNAVRQVRYIPDKNSIISSTSSSNRSLVIANVTSYQKESKEFTDKVFKEYVFNIDKGVECFDFNKNLNLLVTGSLDHLVRLWNQYVPTKPMSVLEGHAVGVIGVKIHEGLEQVFSYSKDAVVKVWDIKEQSCLQTVGLKFPNSIHGRMPEHGEFPIHLQCSPQDALLVTCNDYIGMLKLGRSSQPTTTHTVTHDTQLCGAIYNPFFKQVVTGCDSSNVAVWELESGNKSIVFSNAHGNEEITCMVFDESWRRLITGARNGTIKVWNFQNGHNLHKLEPEEEAEVTGILPLVDMKMIVAVGWSRKITVYDDSDPDNTYIAPNSHWKGGQIHKDDILTLDHCHPHFMATAGYDGELCVWNLETEKIYLRLRQGQPSDISKAIEFLTSQTSNLSNQSTQNGHLPKSRPNSRPNSRHRRGHRLPQGQSAPVDKVLFLKTRVPFRQSDGAQLVSSEAGNIFWWSLYGTKQQIGYFYAPDDKDESVLSMCTDPDNDRLFTSDTQGNIKIWDIKNYCIKAEERRIKSPPPLLGQWKAHDSPIVSIEYILHESGEYLVTASTDKTARLWTIEGHYVGTFGQKKSWNLKNPMTWMHPRTPWTTNSSSNSDKSDNISDKSETESKKSLNDNESGINSDLKKSKTLSKDAEADVNVDVIMKDRESIVNGDITEDPTDTSILAPNLKIRAQTFALGDRSKTILGARVTQHLQNVKEARKERRRKFGEEIDFKSTQRYGKICSPFQAVQTKDINESCLPTNLPLSQQMLERGITAMTDDLLLQFDFSMGSMDTPSVDTEKKKLTKTNLPEKSQTSHGRRSVVRVTPPFKKNNTIL; this is translated from the exons TTTCAGTGACAAAGATAAGAATGCCCGACTTGAGGAACAGATGAAGCTTCATCATCTCCAACAGTTGATGAAGGAGTTTGTAAACCATAAACCAGATGGCGTAGTTATTCAGGAAGCATCCACTTATTTCCCACCAAAAGTGAAGGAAAGGGCACCAGGCTTGATGAACCTAGATGAATTCAAAACAACTGTGTCCAGGGTCTTAAAAACTAATGAATATGATGAATATTTGGAGAAATTATTCTTGAAG CTTGATTCTACTTGTGATGGGTTCGTTGATTGGAATGAATTCTGTACATATCTACTGTTGTTGTACAGAGAAAATGATTACATGAGTACCAAAAGAGAGATTCCATTCCTGGCTGAGGCTAAAATTACACATGTCATTCACAATAGG CAAGAAGTAACCACTAAGATGATCACAGTGGATAATCCAACGAGATATGTCTCATTTAGTAAG gaaggAGTGATAAACATATGGCATCCACATATGAGTTATCCAGAAAAACATGTTGTCATGGTGGATGAAGGTACAGAACAGTCCAATCAAAAACGTCGTTACAAAACATGGATAACAGATGCTGTATACATGCCAAACTGTAACAAGATTGCTATAGCAACAACTAGTCGCGACATCAGATTCTATGATTGTTCTACAAATCAGTATTATTTAGAATTCCATTTACATG ctATGACAGATGTAGCCAGTTGTTTAGATTATTGGTATGATCACAAG TTCCCTAACAGTCCCTCATTGTTACTGGTAGGAGTAGACTCTGGAGCAATACATCTATTATACTTCCAGAGACCTGTCACCAGACTGTTCTCCTCTCAGAATAAGAGTGAAAGTGGAGTTGTCAGGGTTCCATGGAAT AAAGTAGCCGTCAACCAAGACAAAGAGGACAAAGATAAAGATGACATGAAGAAATATGTCCTGTATGATAAGATGTACCATGAGAAGCCACGAGTGGTCCCTAATGCTGTCAGACAAGTCAGATATATCCCTGATAAAAATAGCATTATTTCATCAACTAGTAGTTCAAATAGATCCCTTGTCATTGCTAATGTTACTAGTTATCAGAAAGAATCAAAAGAATTCACAGATAAAGTGTTCAAAGAATATGTGTTTAACATAGACAAG ggTGTAGAGTGTTTTGACTTTAACAAGAACCTGAATTTGTTAGTCACTGGAAGTTTAGACCATCTTGTTCGACTTTGGAACCAGTATGTACCAACCAAACCCATGTCAGTATTGGAAGGTCATGCTGTCGGTGTCATAGGGGTCAAGATACACGAAGGATTAGAGCAAGTCTTCAGTTATTCAAAGGATGCT GTAGTAAAAGTATGGGATATTAAGGAACAGTCTTGTCTACAGACAGTGGGCCTCAAGTTTCCCAATAGTATACATGGTAGAATGCCAGAACATGGAGAGTTTCCTATTCATCTTCAGTGTTCTCCACAAGATGCCCTCCTAGTCACATGTAATGATTACATTGGCATGCTGAAACTTGGACGTTCAAGTCAGCCCACAACCACACATACAGTCACTCATGATACACAGCTCTGTGGAGCTATTTATAATCCTTTCTTTAAACAG GTTGTAACTGGATGTGATTCCTCTAATGTTGCTGTATGGGAATTAGAGAGTGGTAATAAATCTATTGTATTTTCCAATGCTCATGGTAATGAAGAGATCACATGTATGGTGTTTGATGAATCATGGAGAAGACTGATAACAGGAGCCAGGAATGGAACCATAAAG GTTTGGAACTTCCAGAATGGtcataatttacataaattagaACCTGAGGAGGAGGCTGAGGTGACAGGAATTCTGCCCCTTGTGGACATGAAAATGATTGTAGCTGTTGGCTGGAGTAGGAAAATCACAGTATATGATGACTCTGATCCTGat AACACTTACATTGCTCCTAACTCCCACTGGAAAGGTGGACAGATCCACAAAGATGACATTTTGACCTTGGATCATTGTCATCCACATTTTATGGCTACAGCAGGATATGATGGGGAATTGTGTGTGTGGAATTTGGAGACAGAGAAAATATATTTACGTTTAAGACAAGGACAGCCTTCTGACAT ctCTAAAGCAATAGAATTTTTAACTAGTCAGACTAGTAACTTGAGTAACCAATCAACGCAAAATGGTCATCTTCCAAAATCAAGACCAAATTCACGTCCAAATTCAAGACATCGCAGGGGTCACAGACTTCCTCAAGG GCAGTCTGCCCCTGTAGATAAGGTATTGTTCCTGAAGACAAGAGTACCATTTAGGCAGTCCGATGGTGCACAGCTAGTATCTAGTGAGGCAGGCAATATCTTCTGGTGGTCATTATATGGTACTAAACAACAAATAG gttatttttatgcccctgaTGACAAGGATGAATCTGTTTTATCCATGTGTACAGATCCAGATAATGACAGACTTTTTACCAGTGATACGCAaggaaatatcaaaatatgggACATCAAAAATTACTGTATAAAGGCAGAAGAGAGG AGAATTAAATCTCCACCTCCTTTACTAGGGCAGTGGAAAGCACATGATTCACCAATTGTCAGTATAGAATACATCCTACATGAGTCTGGAGAATATCTAGTCACAGCATCTACAGATAAAACAGCCAGACTATGGACAATTGAGGGACACTATGTTGGTACTTTTGGACAG aaAAAGTCCTGGAATTTAAAGAACCCTATGACTTGGATGCACCCAAGGACACCTTGGACTACAAACTCATCAAGTAATTCAG ATAAAAGTGACAATATATCTGATAAAAGTGAAACAGAAAGTAAGAAAAGTTTAAATGACAATGAATCTGGTATAAATAGTGACCTGAAGAAGAGTAAGACATTGAGTAAAGATGCTGAGGCTGATGTTAATGTAGATGTTATAATGAAAGATAGAGAG TCCATTGTTAATGGTGACATCACTGAAGACCCAACAGATACCAGTATTTTAGCACCTAACCTTAAAATCAGGGCACAGACATTTGCACTGGGTGACAGGTCAAAG ACGATATTAGGAGCAAGAGTAACACAACacttacaaaatgtcaaagaagCTAGGAAAGAACGACGTAGAAAGTTTGGAGAGGAAATTGATTTCAAATCTACCCAGAGATATGGCAAAATTTGTTCTCCTTTCCAGGCAGTTCAGACAAAG gacATCAATGAGTCTTGCCTGCCTACCAATCTTCCATTAAGTCAACAGATGTTAGAGCGAGGGATCACGGCCATGACGGATGACTTACTTTTACAGTTTGACTTCTCAATGGGAAGTATGGACACACCTTCTGTCGACACGgagaaaaagaaattaactaAAACAAATCTACCAGAAAAATCACAAACTTCACATGGTAGAAGATCTGTAGTCAGAGTTACACCACCCTTTAagaaaaacaatacaattttataa